CCGAAGAAGAATTGTTTTACTAGCCCGCCGGAGCTCAGAAAAGACCCGATCCTGTACTAACACGCGGATTTATCATCACAGGACCTCAAGGTTCAGAATCCAACATTTTTATCACAGCATGACTGGACTCCAGACTCAAGTCACTCGACGCTAGTCACCTCATTCTATCCTCACCAACTTCTACGACCTTCCCCAGTCTCTGAATCCAATTTAGGCACTAAGTTTATGCCGCAACCTGACTTTTATCTACCGCAACCAGAGTGGTCTGCCTCGTGTCATCCCCCATCGTTGTCGCTGGTGACACCAAAGCCGAGTCTTCCTCGCATGAGCCTCTGCTTTCTCGCCAGACTTACTTCCTCTCATGGTTTGGTAAATTCGTTTAACTGCGACAATAATATGATCCAGGGATTGATTCCTTCTGGTCTCCTACAAGATGGTAGCCGGCCTTCCTTTGAACCTGTTTCCATTTCTAGTACCCTATTCGCATCACCTGGAGCCAATGGACACTGACCCAGCAAAGGCTGACAGGACGACACTTCTTGGCAAGCAAATGTGAAGAGATTATCAGAGGTATCCAGGAAACAACATCTCAAGCGGCTGATATGAGCTTGTCTGCGTCCCAACAACTGTCTTGTGCACGATTCTTTTCCCCAAGAAATGTGGAGTTATTCTTGACGACGTTCTTTCAAATCTGGCCTCCAAACTGGCCCGTCTTCCATAGACCAACTTTTAACTCAACTCTCAAGCCCCCTACGTTGATAGCGGCTCTTTCATTGATCGGTACCACCTTGAGTCCCGAAAGGAAGCAGCGTGATCAAGCCATGGTCTGGTTGGAGACAGTCGAGAACTGGATCTTCCAGGGCCCAGACTTCAACGAAGACATAGTTCCTCAAACAGACGATGATAACCAGGCTTACCAAGTTCTCCAGCGACTTGATATAGCACAAGCTGCTTATGCCATCGTTCTGCTGATGAATTGGGAGGGTAACACAAAAACGAGGCTCAGAGCACGAAGGACCCGATTTCCAGACATCGTCTACGTTGCCCGCAGCCTTTATCCCTTCGCGATGCCTGGAACAAGTGAGGAAGAACCCTTTACTCCGTGCAGCCTCTATGATCATTGGAGAGAATTTGCATTACGAGAGGAGTTGATCCGCACTCTTCTGTATACATTCCTTCTCGATTCTGCATTCGTCATGTTCTACAACATGAGTCCCCGGATGGTAATTAACGAGTTAGAATTTGGTCTCGCAGCTACAGATGAACACTTCGGTGCCTCAGATGCCGAAGCATGGTTTATGTCCACTCAAGCTGCAGAAAACAGGGCAGTGGCATGCAGCCAGGTCACGTTATCCCAATCTTTAAGCATGACTATGACTGAGGATTGCGGTGCTACCCAGTGGGGAATCTTTGAGCAAATGAGTCCATTAAAATCTGTTTGCTATCGCTAGTGGTAAGTTGTATGGGAAGACAAAACAGCAGGTTCTTATTAATTCATTTTAGCCTTCCATAATCTTATCTATCGCCACCAGAATGGACCAGATCAAGGATCCAGATCTTTATCAATCACACAAGGGTTGAGGAATTGGTTTCGAATTTGGTCCAACTGTAACTTCTTCTCAACCGCCGAGAATTATCTCTCTTCTGTAGGGAACAAGATTGGGTTCTTTTTGCATGCAGATGAGTATTGGTGTCTCGCTAATCTGTTCTGCCGGCAATTGGAAACTGGTATCAACCCCCACCAAGCATTTAGTGATACTCAATAAAAGCTATCTCAAGAAATATCTGAAATGGGTAAAATACACAGCTTGATCCTTCGCTACCAAGATGTAGATCTCGGCGGAATAGTTCTGTTATAAAGCATCacttattcttcttctctaaTCTCTTTCTTTCGTCGGTGTTATGAAGCCAATCCAACCAAGGCATTCCTCCAAAGTGAACATCGAAACGCTCATGATGACGATCATGACGATAGGCTGCGCCCCCAAAGAAGTCGAAGCCACTATGAACGGTTGCCGTCTCGATGAGCTGCCAAGCCACAAACGCCCACATGGTCAAGATGTGAGTTCTGAGCAATATGGGCGGGAGGACAATGGGAATTGTGTTGGCTACAATATGCTCGATGGGATGGGCATATTGTGAGGCGAAGGCGACTGGTGCGGTGAACTTGTGATGGATTTTATGGATGCGACGGTAGAGGTATGGTATGTGAAACAGTCGATGGGAATAGTAGAAGAGAATTTCTCGAGCAACTAAGCAGATGGCGAAGTCGCTCACGAAGCTCTTCGCAGATGGCAGAGATGCTGTGATCTGGAATGTTGATGGCATATTTCGCTGCGTCGCCACAAACGCTAGCGATAGTTGCAGTCCAATGACTATGAGCTGATtcctcaaggatatcacGACAGAGTCCAAAATCTCGGAGCCTTTGGGCTGTTTTGGTGGAGGCTGTATCTTGTGTTTCGACGCAAAGCTTGGGGCAAcatgatcaaggagaagaaaaagagctGAAGGAATCCACCAGAAGAGGATCTGGATGAGGCCGCTGCCTACGAACTCGATCGTAAATGGATCATAGGTAGCGACTATATTAGCCCAGAGTTGAGACATTTTGACTTCGGCTTTGGTGGTCGATTGATGATTGAGCTGAAGGATCATGAGATCGAAAGAGGTAGATATACTTTTCTCAACGACTAACTCAATCGAGGAGGAGCAAATCGGAGGCGCTTTGATACCCCGCAATGTTTGAAGTCTAGTACTCATAAGGAAGTCGTGTCAAGAGCCTCTGTCTTCACTTTGCCTTTTTAAGTCTAACCTCTACAGTTTCACGCGGAGCCTCGGTTGGCTTGAGTGGCGTCATGGTCCATGTGGTGATCCACATGAATtatcttgaccttctccGAGGCTCTGTTTGGCAGCCAGAGAACTATTAGCAATAAAGTGAGATTTCATTGGTTGAACCTCTGTAATCTCAAATTGGCAGGCGACTATATGAGAGGCATGACATGCTGCTCGGGGCCCGCGGGTCTTATATCTTAACACTCCGACGGAGTCACAAGTGCATTACCCTCGAACATCAGAGAGTCTTATGTTCCAGAGGACCAGCTAGTCCTTTGCAATGTTTCGCAAGAACGCCTACAATCTCCAAACAACTCTCTACCACCACATTTACAATACCCACTCAGCCTTCGACCTCCCTCTACGTCCAGTCGGAACTTTCCAGCCAATACTTGACTTGTCAAACTTGAACGCGGGTGCCAGCATTTTGAAGTCCCCATCCAGCCCGTATTCCTTGCCACTCATGTCCCAAAAGTACCCAGGATGCTTAAACATTTCCGGGCGAATTTTCTGTAAGGATTGATGCGTCTTCCCAACGAGCGCACTCATATCATCGTAATGGCGAGGGTTGAACTGCAAGTCCCGGCTTCTTAAGGTCTTCTGTTGGTCCTCAGAGTACAAGCCGAGACGATAATACCAGATGTTATACTGCGTGAGGCTGATATCGATGTCGAAGGTTACATCTTCTTTGGTACGGGCTAACAATGCTTGGACAGCAGCCGCGGCTCCAACCAATCCGGTCTGATAGTCCGAGTTGGCTGAGGCAATGTCAGAAACGAAATCTTGAGATTTAATAACACGGTGAACTTACGGAACAGTGGAACAACAGCCTCGTCGAGACCAAGAAACTTGCCCTGTAAGTATGACAGCCCAACCAAACAGTCACTAATCTGCTGCCATCCCGAGCGGTACGAGAGCGGCCCCTTGAAACCATAACAATTCTCCCTCATATAGATCAGACTTGGGCTCAACTCACGCAAAGACTTGGAGTCAAAACCTAGCTTTGCCAAGGCACCAGGACGGTatccatcaacaagaacatcagcctctttgagaagctcaGAAAGCGTTTGTCGTCCCTCAATTGTCTTAAGATCAATCTCAACGTCTCTCTTGCCAGTCTGAAGATCCGGCATTGTTGCTGCATACTCGGGTAACCTGCTGCAGGAGACACGGATGACATCGGCCCCCAGAACACTGAGGATCTTGGATACTGCTGGAGCTGCGATGACACGAGATAAGTCCAAGACTCTGATGCCGGCGAGTGGGCTATAGCTCTCACTGTCTCTGGCTTCGGGCCAAGGCTTCTTCGGTGCTGGCACGCGAGTCGATGTCCATAAGGGTTCTTCCGACATGACCTTGCCATGCTCGCTTGCGAAGAATTCCTCAGGCGTATAACAAACTACACCAGCTTGCTTGTACTTCTCATTGGCGACCTTCTCAATATCCTTAGAGTCCCATTCTGCAACTTTTTTCGTGTAGGTCTCGAAGGCTTCTTCAGTGCTGACATCACTATCCTCAACACCCAACATCTCCATCGTGGGCAAAGCATTCATAGATCCATGCAGATGATACCATCTTCCGTCTTTGGTACGATAAACATTTGTCGCATATCGCCTGACTGGCTTGCTCATCTGATGGATGTCCATCTTGGCAAGCTCTGCTAGCATTTTGTTGTTCTGCATAAAGTGCTTGCCACCAATGGTGGGTAGTAGCACTGATTCAAGGAACAGGGTTGCAAGGTCCGTGTTGATTTCAACATTCTGGTAGTTGATGCCATAGCGCTCTGCTGTGACAACATTTGCAGCTGTAGCTACGAGAGCGTTTAGGGCTGCGCTCGACTCCGTGATCTTGAGGGGTGTGAGGACGAAAGGTTGGTCGTCTTCTCCAACGAACTTGACTCTCTCGGCGGCTTCGACGAAAGAGTCTGGAATTTGTAATCTGGGATCCTGAAGGAGAACTTCATTTAGGATTCGAGTAGCTTCGGTGAAAATGGAGTAATTCGACATGGTGTTGGCGAATGAGGGGCGATTCTTGGGGAGGGATGTTGCACAAGGTTTGGAACAAACTCAAGGTTGCTGTATGTAAACGGAACAGATGTTCTCAATGCTACATCTACCGTTACAACCGGGGATTTAAGTAATCCTCTCGGCTAAGTGAAACCGACTATTGCTTCCACTGTCTTTCAAGTCAATGATGTCTTTGGCCTCTCCGGAGTTCTGGGGCTTGATCCGACCCTCGGAGTCTTGCGCCGGAGTTCTGACAGCGGGCTTCGGGACACGGCTAACTGTGACACAGGGACAATGATGTCACCAAACATTAATCGAACAAGTGACTGACATACTCAAGTACGGAGTACTGACTGTCGGTTGTCTCGGATATGAGACTTGTGAATCGCAATATCCGAAATTGCGGGGTGATATAAAGATGACTTCTACTCAACGCCTCGCAACCCCTCAACCTTAGAGGAGGGCTTGGTGGCTATGCAATCTAACACACTGCACCGTAATTCCTCGCAAGTAGTTCAGAGACACAAAATCATCATGTCCTCTAACAACGAATGGCGCGCTGGAGAATTCGGCGTCAGGCCTGTACGAGTGGCTAACTGTTCCGGTTACCATGGTACGAGAAGTCTTCCATAATCGAGATATGACTAACTGTTAATTTTGTAGGAGATCCAGCCATTGAGATGTATAAGCAGGCTACGTTGGGCgatgttgactttgtcaCTGGTGACTACCTCGCTGGTAAGCCTTGGGCTCTTGAAACTTAGATGGGCTGCGTTGCTTACAAGAATCAGAGGTCAACATGGCCAATAATGCGGAGGCATATGCGAGAGGACAACATCCAGGCTACGAGGCTACTGCATTGAAAGGCCTTGAACTTTCGATCGATACCATCGCAGAGAAGCGGATCAAAGTTGCCATCAATGGTGGAGCACTCAATCCTGAAGGTCTCGCTGTGAAAGTAGCAGCTTTGGTAAGACGTTCCCATGGCATTTTTAATTAATGTCTTAGGCTAAACCTTTCCCAGATTGGCGAAAAAGGTTACAGTCTCAAGGTAGCCTATGTTTCCGGTGATAACGTGCTTCCCAAGCTCGGCAAACACATGCCGCAAGACAGAGAAAACGCGTTGGCTCATCTTGATTCTTTAAATGATCATGTTACTCTCACTCCTGAGACCTACATATTCGCCAAAGGCGGCGATGAACCTCAGGAAATAGTGTCTGCTAATGCCTATCTCGGTGCCCACGCCATATATGAAGCATTTCAACACGGTGCCGACATCATCATATGCGGCCGAGCTTCTGATGCCAGCCCCGTCATCGCCTGCGCATGGTACTGGTGGTCTTGGAGCAGCACCAACTACGATGAACTGGCTGGTGCCTTAGTCGCAGGACACTTGATTGAGTGCTCAGCCTATGTCACCGGCGGTAACTTTGCAGGCTTCGGCGcttttgatcttgagaactTTGTTGACCCTGGTTTCCCGATTGCTGAGATTGCGCAAGATGGCTCTTGTGTCATCACGAAGCATGAGGGTACCGGCGGTATGGTCACTGTTGATACGTGCAAGTCTCAGCTCGTTTATGAGTTGCAAGGCAATGTGTACATTAACAGTGATGTGAAAGCCTACTTGGAAGATATTGAGATGGACCAAGTTGGTGAAGACAGGTATGCAAGGCCCAAGTCGTACCAGCGTCGCTAACTTAAACAAAGAGTTCGTGTTCACGGAGTTCGCGGTGCGCCACCACCAGATACCACTAAGCTCGCACTCTTTTACAAAGGGGGCTACGAAATGCAGGCCTTGTTCAACGCAACGGGCCACAACTTTGAGCAAAAGTTTGCCCTTCTTGAAAAGCAAGTTCGTTTTCATCTTGGTGAAGGGAAGCTCAGTCATCTCGActttctcgagtttcagAGGATTGGTGTTCCAGCTGTGAACCCTGCCAACCAAAACAGCGGTACCGTGTATCTCCGCATTTTCGCTCAGTCAACGAAGGCAGAAGCTCTTCAGGCGATTATGATGGCCATTGGAAACATCTCATTGAAGCATTACTCAGGTTGGTCTATCCGGCGAATGGAAATAATGCCATGGTCACTAACTTGTATGTAGGGTTCCACAGCTCTTTGGACTTCCGCTCTGCTATGCCTCGTCCATATCTGGCTTATTATCCAGCTCTTTGGCAGCAAGCCAAACTTGAGGAGAAGTTCCATTTTGTGAATGCAACTGGCACAATGAAATCTTTCAAGACTACACCTCCTCCTCGGTTTGAGATTATGGAAGAAAGGGCATCTTATGACACCAAATCACCAACGCCTCTTGACGGTGGAGTTCTTCAAGTGCGATTGGGTAGTATCGCCCTTGGCCGTTCTGGAGACAAGGGCGCCAATTTGAACTTTGGGTTGTTTGTTGACACGCAGGCCAAGTGGGACTGGCTGCGCTCATTCATGTCTCGAGCCAAGGTACAAGAGCTTTTGGGAGAAGACTGGCGTCCAGAGTTTTCCATTGAGCGTGTTGAGTTTCCCAGGATCTTTGCTGTGCATTTTGTTGTATATGGTATTCTTGGTCGTGGAGTCAGTAGCTCAAAGCGATTAGATGGGTTTGGAAAGGGTTTTATTGATTACTTTAGGGATAAGGTTGTTGAAGCGCCCGTCTCTATCTTGCAACGCAGCCATATCTAGACTCTAGAGCAATCTATCAATCTACACATTGTCTGAATTCCTACTCACCAAGGTATTGCGCTGTGTCCGTTCCAGATTTCTCTTACTCACAGACTCTTCTTGGTCACATTTGATGAAGATTTCCTCATTTTCCTCACCTCCTCTCAGGTATCTCAAATCATCAGATCTTCTGTAATGGGGGGTCACATACAGGTATTCCCTAGTCTCGTCTGGTGGACCCGTCCGGAGTTTTGGTGCGCTATGACACAGAAGTCTCGGAGTTTTGCGCACTAACGAACAGGAGCCGAGGCACAGAACAAGCGCTACTATAATTAAAGTTTACAGTGGTCATGGGTCGTGGAATGGGTATTCCGTCCCCTCGTGAACCGGAATTCTCGTCTGTTGACTTCTAGACTCCGAAAAATGAACAACCGCGGCGATCGTCGACGTCGCCTTGCAAAGGTACCCATCACTCGCTATGGCACGGTAGAATACGATTATTGACTAATTCCG
This DNA window, taken from Fusarium oxysporum f. sp. lycopersici 4287 chromosome 7, whole genome shotgun sequence, encodes the following:
- a CDS encoding oxidoreductase — encoded protein: MSQLWANIVATYDPFTIEFVGSGLIQILFWWIPSALFLLLDHVAPSFASKHKIQPPPKQPKGSEILDSVVISLRNQLIVIGLQLSLAFVATQRNMPSTFQITASLPSAKSFVSDFAICLVAREILFYYSHRLFHIPYLYRRIHKIHHKFTAPVAFASQYAHPIEHIVANTIPIVLPPILLRTHILTMWAFVAWQLIETATVHSGFDFFGGAAYRHDRHHERFDVHFGGMPWLDWLHNTDERKRLEKKNK